In a genomic window of Streptomyces noursei ATCC 11455:
- the purF gene encoding amidophosphoribosyltransferase — translation MPRGDGRLNHDLLPGEKGPQDACGVFGVWAPGEEVAKLTYFGLYALQHRGQESAGIAVSNGSQILVFKDMGLVSQVFDETSLGSLQGHIAVGHARYSTTGASVWENAQPTFRATAHGSIALGHNGNLVNTAELAEMVAALPREGGRATQVAATNDTDLVTALLAGQVDEDGKPLTVEEAAPRVLPKVRGAFSLCFMDEHTLYAARDPQGIRPLVLGRLERGWVVASETAALDICGASFIREIEPGEMIAVDENGLRSSRFAEARPKGCVFEYVYLARPDTDIAGRNVYLSRVEMGRKLAAEAPADADLVIATPESGTPAAVGYAEASGIPYGSGLVKNSYVGRTFIQPSQTIRQLGIRLKLNPLKEVIRGKRLVVVDDSIVRGNTQRALVRMLREAGAAEVHIRISSPPIKWPCFFGIDFATRAELIANGLSVEEIGKSLGADSLAYISIDGMIEATTIDKPKLCRACFDGEYPMELPDPELLGKHLLESETKAPAASDVDGVRTLTAGVGGADALRRP, via the coding sequence GTGCCACGTGGTGACGGACGACTCAACCACGACCTGCTCCCCGGTGAGAAGGGCCCCCAGGATGCCTGCGGCGTCTTCGGTGTCTGGGCCCCGGGAGAAGAGGTCGCCAAACTCACCTACTTCGGGCTGTACGCGCTGCAGCACCGTGGACAGGAGTCCGCGGGCATCGCGGTGAGCAACGGCTCCCAGATCCTCGTCTTCAAGGACATGGGCCTGGTCTCCCAGGTCTTCGACGAGACTTCCCTCGGTTCCCTCCAAGGCCATATCGCCGTGGGCCACGCCCGCTACTCCACCACCGGTGCCTCGGTGTGGGAGAACGCCCAGCCGACGTTCCGCGCCACCGCGCACGGATCGATCGCGCTCGGCCACAACGGCAACCTGGTCAACACCGCCGAGCTGGCCGAGATGGTCGCCGCGCTGCCCCGCGAGGGCGGCCGGGCCACCCAGGTCGCGGCGACCAACGACACCGACCTGGTCACGGCCCTGCTGGCCGGACAGGTCGACGAGGACGGCAAACCGCTGACCGTCGAGGAGGCCGCGCCGCGCGTCCTGCCGAAGGTCAGGGGCGCCTTCTCGCTGTGCTTCATGGACGAGCACACCCTCTACGCCGCCCGCGACCCGCAGGGCATCCGCCCGCTGGTCCTCGGCCGCCTGGAGCGTGGCTGGGTGGTGGCCTCCGAGACCGCCGCCCTGGACATCTGCGGTGCCAGCTTCATCCGGGAGATCGAGCCCGGCGAGATGATCGCCGTCGACGAGAACGGCCTGCGCAGCTCGCGCTTCGCCGAGGCCCGCCCCAAGGGCTGCGTCTTCGAGTACGTCTACCTCGCCCGCCCGGACACCGACATCGCCGGCCGCAACGTCTACCTCTCCCGGGTCGAGATGGGCCGCAAGCTGGCCGCCGAGGCGCCCGCCGACGCGGACCTGGTGATAGCGACCCCGGAGTCCGGCACCCCGGCCGCCGTCGGGTACGCCGAGGCCAGCGGCATCCCCTACGGCTCCGGCCTGGTCAAGAACTCCTACGTCGGCCGGACCTTCATCCAGCCCTCGCAGACCATCCGCCAGCTGGGCATCCGCCTCAAGCTCAACCCGCTCAAGGAAGTCATCCGCGGCAAGCGCCTGGTGGTCGTCGACGACTCGATCGTCCGCGGCAACACCCAACGCGCCCTGGTCCGGATGCTGCGCGAGGCCGGCGCCGCCGAGGTCCACATCCGGATCTCGTCCCCGCCGATCAAGTGGCCGTGCTTCTTCGGCATCGACTTCGCCACCCGCGCGGAGCTGATCGCCAACGGGCTGAGCGTCGAGGAGATCGGCAAGTCGCTGGGCGCCGATTCGCTGGCGTACATCTCCATCGACGGCATGATCGAGGCGACCACGATCGACAAGCCGAAGCTGTGCCGCGCCTGCTTCGACGGCGAGTACCCGATGGAGCTGCCGGACCCGGAGCTGCTGGGGAAGCACCTTCTGGAGTCCGAGACCAAGGCCCCGGCCGCGTCCGACGTGGACGGCGTCCGGACGCTCACCGCGGGGGTCGGCGGCGCTGACGCACTGCGTCGCCCGTAG
- the purM gene encoding phosphoribosylformylglycinamidine cyclo-ligase, with protein MSAESTGASYASAGVDIEAGDRAVDLMKKWVAKATRPEVVGGLGGFAGLFDASALKRYERPLLASATDGVGTKVDIARKMGVYDTIGHDLVAMVVDDLVVCGAEPLFMTDYICVGKVYPERVAAIVKGIAEGCVLAGCALVGGETAEHPGLLGEDEFDVAGAGTGVVEADRVLGADRIRKGDVVISMASSGLHSNGYSLVRHVLFDRAGLSLDQEVPELGRTLGEELLEPTKIYSLDCLALTRTSEVHAFSHITGGGLANNLARVIPDGLHATVDRATWAPGAIFDLVGTAGSVERLELEKTLNMGVGMMAVVPPESVDVALTTLTDRGVDAWVSGEIVERGDHAEAATLTGDYAS; from the coding sequence ATGTCCGCTGAATCAACCGGTGCCAGCTACGCGAGCGCGGGTGTCGACATCGAAGCCGGCGACCGCGCCGTGGACCTCATGAAGAAGTGGGTGGCCAAGGCCACCCGTCCCGAGGTCGTCGGCGGTCTCGGCGGCTTCGCCGGTCTCTTCGACGCCTCCGCGCTCAAGCGCTACGAGCGTCCGCTGCTGGCCTCGGCCACCGACGGCGTCGGCACCAAGGTCGACATCGCCCGCAAGATGGGCGTCTACGACACCATCGGCCACGACCTGGTCGCCATGGTCGTCGACGACCTGGTCGTCTGCGGCGCCGAGCCGCTGTTCATGACCGACTACATCTGCGTGGGCAAGGTCTACCCGGAGCGGGTCGCGGCGATCGTCAAGGGCATCGCGGAGGGCTGTGTGCTGGCCGGCTGCGCGCTGGTCGGCGGCGAGACCGCCGAGCACCCGGGCCTGCTGGGCGAGGACGAGTTCGACGTCGCCGGCGCCGGCACCGGTGTGGTCGAGGCCGACCGGGTGCTGGGCGCGGATCGTATCCGTAAGGGCGACGTGGTGATCTCGATGGCGTCCTCCGGACTTCACTCGAACGGGTACTCCCTCGTCCGCCACGTCCTCTTCGACCGGGCCGGGCTGTCCCTGGACCAGGAGGTCCCCGAGCTCGGCCGCACCCTCGGCGAGGAGCTGCTGGAGCCCACCAAGATCTACTCGCTGGACTGTCTGGCCCTCACCCGCACCAGCGAGGTGCACGCCTTCTCGCACATCACCGGCGGCGGCCTGGCCAACAACCTGGCCCGGGTGATCCCGGACGGCCTGCACGCCACCGTCGACCGCGCCACGTGGGCGCCGGGCGCCATCTTCGACCTGGTCGGCACCGCCGGCTCGGTGGAGCGCCTGGAGCTGGAGAAGACCCTGAACATGGGCGTCGGCATGATGGCCGTCGTCCCGCCGGAGTCGGTGGACGTGGCCCTGACCACCCTCACCGACCGCGGTGTGGACGCCTGGGTCAGCGGCGAGATCGTCGAGCGGGGCGATCACGCGGAGGCAGCAACCCTCACCGGTGACTACGCGAGCTGA
- a CDS encoding DUF3073 domain-containing protein, whose product MGRGRAKAKQTKVARQLKYSSGGTDLSRLADELASQSNQQPPNREPFEDDEDDDPYAQYADRYNSEDDEDEGHSSHQRRRA is encoded by the coding sequence ATGGGGCGCGGCCGGGCCAAGGCCAAGCAGACAAAGGTCGCCCGCCAGCTGAAGTACAGCAGCGGTGGGACGGATCTCTCGCGACTGGCCGACGAGCTTGCATCGCAGTCGAACCAGCAACCTCCGAACCGAGAGCCGTTCGAGGATGACGAGGACGACGACCCGTACGCGCAGTACGCAGATCGCTACAACAGCGAGGACGACGAGGACGAGGGCCACTCCTCCCACCAGCGTCGTCGCGCCTGA
- a CDS encoding Leu/Phe/Val dehydrogenase, translated as MTDVRPAPADAAGGVLQTLFRTEQGGHEQVVLCQDRATGLKAVIALHNTALGPALGGTRFHPYASEDEAVLDALNLSRGMSYKNALAGLDHGGGKAVIIGDPELIKTEELLLAYGRFVASLGGRYVTACDVGTYVADMDVIARTNRWTTGRSPENGGAGDSSVLTAYGVFQGMRASAQHLWGDPTLRGRKVGIAGVGKVGHHLVEHLLKDGAEVVVTDVRAESVERILARHPRVTAVADTDALIRTEGLDVYAPCALGGALNDVSVPVLTARVVCGAANNQLAHPGVEKDLSDRGILYAPDYVVNAGGVIQVADELHGFDFDRCKAKAAKIFDTTLSIFARAKADGIPPAAAADRIAEARMAEARHP; from the coding sequence GTGACCGACGTACGTCCTGCCCCTGCAGATGCCGCCGGCGGCGTGCTGCAGACCCTGTTCCGCACGGAGCAGGGCGGCCACGAGCAAGTCGTTCTCTGCCAGGACCGGGCCACCGGCCTCAAGGCCGTGATCGCCCTCCACAACACCGCCCTGGGCCCCGCCCTCGGTGGCACGCGCTTCCATCCCTACGCCTCCGAGGACGAGGCCGTGTTGGACGCGCTGAACCTCTCGCGCGGCATGTCGTACAAGAACGCCCTGGCCGGGTTGGACCACGGCGGCGGCAAAGCGGTGATCATCGGTGACCCCGAGCTGATCAAGACCGAGGAACTCCTGCTCGCCTACGGCCGGTTCGTGGCGTCCCTCGGGGGCCGCTACGTCACCGCGTGCGACGTCGGCACCTACGTCGCCGACATGGACGTGATCGCCCGGACGAACAGGTGGACCACCGGGCGCTCGCCGGAGAACGGCGGCGCCGGCGACTCCTCCGTGCTGACCGCCTACGGCGTCTTCCAGGGCATGCGGGCCTCGGCCCAGCACCTGTGGGGCGACCCCACGCTGCGCGGCCGGAAGGTCGGCATCGCGGGCGTCGGCAAGGTGGGCCACCACCTGGTCGAGCACCTCCTCAAGGACGGCGCCGAGGTCGTGGTCACCGACGTCCGGGCCGAGTCGGTGGAGCGGATCCTCGCCCGGCACCCCCGGGTGACCGCCGTCGCCGACACCGACGCGCTGATCCGCACCGAGGGCCTGGACGTCTACGCGCCGTGCGCCCTGGGCGGCGCGCTGAACGACGTCTCGGTGCCGGTGCTGACCGCGAGGGTGGTCTGCGGCGCGGCCAACAACCAGCTCGCGCACCCGGGGGTGGAGAAGGACCTCTCCGACCGCGGCATCCTCTACGCCCCGGACTACGTCGTGAACGCCGGCGGCGTGATCCAGGTGGCCGACGAACTGCACGGCTTCGACTTCGACCGGTGCAAGGCCAAGGCCGCGAAGATCTTCGACACCACGCTGTCGATATTCGCTCGTGCGAAGGCGGACGGCATTCCGCCGGCCGCCGCCGCCGACCGGATCGCCGAGGCCCGGATGGCGGAGGCGCGTCACCCCTGA
- the bldC gene encoding developmental transcriptional regulator BldC, giving the protein MTARTPDAEPLLTPAEVATMFRVDPKTVTRWAKAGKLTSIRTLGGHRRYREAEVRALLAGIPQQRSES; this is encoded by the coding sequence ATGACCGCTCGCACCCCTGACGCCGAGCCGCTGCTTACCCCCGCCGAGGTTGCCACGATGTTCCGCGTGGACCCGAAGACGGTGACCCGCTGGGCCAAGGCAGGCAAGCTCACGTCCATCCGCACGCTCGGAGGACACCGGCGTTACCGCGAGGCTGAGGTCCGCGCACTGCTCGCGGGCATTCCGCAGCAGCGCAGCGAGTCCTGA
- a CDS encoding DUF6274 family protein, producing the protein MTTAVRHETRALLRAHLSAALRYGYRHRTHHCPVCHQLLRLAMEPHGARSGPAAPPAAPAPSRAASEPPAEDESPAGG; encoded by the coding sequence ATGACGACCGCGGTACGGCACGAGACCAGGGCGCTGCTACGCGCCCATCTGTCGGCGGCCCTGCGCTACGGCTACCGCCATCGGACCCACCACTGCCCCGTCTGCCATCAGCTGCTGCGGCTCGCCATGGAGCCGCACGGCGCCCGCTCCGGGCCCGCGGCGCCCCCGGCCGCCCCGGCCCCCTCCCGGGCCGCCTCCGAGCCGCCGGCGGAGGACGAAAGTCCCGCCGGCGGGTGA